In the Streptomyces sp. SJL17-4 genome, CAGGTCGAGGTCGATTCCGACCGCCCAGCCGGTTCGGTACAGCTCATGTGTGCCGTTCTCGCGGACCACGATGACGTTGGCTCTGTCTCCCATTGGGTCAGGATGACCGGGCGGGAGGCCGGCGGCCATCCGTTTTCGGCGGCTTCGAGACTCTGGTGTCCAGAGAGTGAAGGCGCGCCGACAAGGTGGGGGTCGTGGTCATGGGGTGGCCCCCGGCAGGTAACCGGCGCAACGTCCTGCCGCCCGTAACAAGGGGTTCACCTCCAGACGTTCTCACAGCGGGTGCAGCGGGTGCAGCGGGTGCAGCGGGTGCAGCGGGTGAAACCGAGCAGCGGCGGTATCGAGGGCGGTTATGCGGGGCCCCGGAAGGGGGTCGGGAAGTAGAAGGCGTTGACAGTAACGATGCGCCAGGGGCAGGTCAGCTTGCGGCGGCCTCGCGGCGACGTCCTTCCAGCCGCCAAGTCGCGGGTGACGACGTAGCTGACGTCGACGGAGGCCTCGGCCGCGACGAGCGGCGCGTGGCCAGGCACCTCGGCCCGGGCGATGGTCAGGCGCGGCCCGGGCATGGCCGTGTCGACGGTGACGTACCCGCCACTGGCTGATGAGCGACCACCCCAGCCCCCTCAGTCCACCGACCGGGGCTGCGTGCCGGGGGTCAGCGCGATCCAGATGGCCTCGCTCTCCCGAATCACGTAGATCTCGTCCACCTGCGCGTCCCAGTCACGTGTCACCACGAAGTAGCGGCCGTCATGTTCGGCGAGCAGCCGCAGATCTGAGTACCGGTAAGGGTGCAGGCGGTCGGTCGAGAGCTTCTGCTCTGTCACCGAATCCGTCGGCAGGCTCAGTGGTTTGGTGCTGAGCACGAGCACTCCCGTCCAGCTGGTGACGGCCGCAGCTCGTGCCTGAGCGTCCTGCCTGCCCTGCTGCCAGGCTACGTTGGTCACCGTCCAGAAGAGGAAGACGCCGACGGCGAAGACCGGCACAGCCTGGCGGCGGAACCCTTGAGGACGCTGTCCCTCGGCATCCCGGCACTGGCTCAGAAGAAGCCCGACGGCGATGGTCAGCGGTCCAGCCCAGCCGTACGGCTGGATCTCATGCCACAGCGCGAGCAGCACGATCCCAGTGGCCACGAAGAGCGGGTACCAGCGCGCCGCGGCGGCCTCGATCCGCGTCACACGACGGGGCCGACGGCTCCACGGGACACAGACAAGCAGGAACACGCACCCGGCCGCCACCATGATGTCCAGGTTCAGCAGATTCAGGCTTTCCAGAGCGACCTGGCTGAACCCCAGGTTCATCGATCCCCAGTGGAGATTGAAGTAGTCGTAGTACGTGCTGGTGTAGATGGCGCCGATGTAGAACATCAGCGCGGCGATGAACGTCCCCTGGGCGACGACGATCTTGACGAGGGCGGACGGCCCTTCGGGATCGCCCCCGGCCTGACGCCGGGGTTTCCCGGCGTCGGGCGGGTGCTGCTGCTCAGTCCCGTGTGCGAAAGGCTCGCTCACGGGGTCTCGGGAGCCGGCTGTGAGGGAACCCGGGAGTTCCCCGGCGCGTTCTCCTCGGGCGCCAGCGTGGCGGTCGGAGTGGGCGGGTCGAAGGGCGGGTCAGTCGTTTCGTCCTCGGTCGCCGTCGGCGGGGGAGGCGGGGGAGGGACGTAGCCCCCGGTCGGCGTGTTTGTCGGATCCCGTGTCTCGTCCGTCGAAGGACCGTCCGTGTCCTCCGTCGGAGGGGCATCCGTGTCCTCGGTCGGAGGAGCGTCGGTGTCCTCGGTCGGCGCGGTCGGCGCGGTCGTGGGGGCCGGTTCCGGTTCATCGGGATCACAGGCGGCAAGCCCTGTCATACCCACCAGCATCAGCAAAGCAAGCACCGCGGCGCGCGCGCCACGGACGATCCGGTATCGCATCCGACCTCCTTGATCGTCAGCGAGCGTATGGGCCCATGGGGCGGAGGGCTGCGACGCACACCTGCGTGTCCCAGCCCTCCGCCCGATCGGACGCCCCGGCGGAGACTGTGGGCTGCTCGGGTGTGACGGCCTTGCGCCGTCTGTCGGTACTGGACCGAAGCCGGCGTCTGGCCACGGCTGCACGCCGACCTGCTGTCCGAGCTGTGCCGTGCCGACCTGCTGGACCTGGACGACTGCTCCGTGGACGGGTCGCATGTCGAGGCCCTCAAAGAGGGGGATCATGTCGGCCCCTCGCCCGTCGACCGCGCTCGTTCCGGATCCAAGCACAGGACCGCCGTCCGCTGTGGAAGCGCGGCATCAAGCTGCTGATCGCGCGACGCGGCGTCACCCACGGCTCCGGACTGGGCAAGGTGCGCTGGGTGGACGAGCGCGCCATCGCCTGGCTGCACCAGTTCAAGCGGCGCCAGACCCGCTACGAACGACGCGCAGCCTCGCCAGGAACTCCTGGCGAGGCTGGCGAAGTCGCCGGTGAACAGGCCGTGCAGGTAGAGCAGCGGCAACACCCCGGCGATCCTCGGGGACTGCGGCACCACGGCGACAGGACCGCCGAGGAGAACCGCTACCCGCTCCCCGGTGGCCGCCTCGGCCCGCTTGTCGCTGGCCCGCGGGGCCCTGACCGGGATCGACCCCGCGGCGGTGGCGACCCTCCGCGGCTGGTGGTGATCGTTGCGGTCTCGAGTCTGCCCTGAGCGACTACGCGCGAGGTGTCGGCCCCTCGGCCGGCTTCACCGCGTGGAGCACCCGCATGCCCCGGGGGCCCGCGGCGGCCTGCCGGACCTCGAGGCCGGCGCGCAGGGCTTCGGCGGTCAGCCAGTCCGAGGCCAGTCGCAGTTTGGGGTAGCTGCCGACCTGGAGGTGCCATTCCCCCTCCACGCGGGTGTGGAGCAGGTCGTGGACCATGACGGTGTCGTCGTCCACGTACTCCAGGAAGCAGGTGAGCAGCCGGTCCTCGGTGGAGCGTACGGGGAGGAACCTGTCTTCGCCGCGGAGCTCCCCGGTGAGGTCGCGGTAGGTCACGACGACGTGTCCGCCGGGGCGTAGGGCGTGGGTTATGCCTTTCAGCAGGGCGCGGACGTCCGCGGGGCCGGGCAGGTGGGTCAGGGTGTCGCCCATGCACACGATGGCGGCCGCGGTGGCGGGTCCGGCCACGCGGGGGAGGGCATCGAGGAGGTCCGCGTGCATGGTGCGTACGGCGTCCGCGACGCCCGCGGTCTCGGCGTGCCCGGCGAGTTCGTCGAGCAGGGCCCGGTTGGTGTCCACGGCGGTGACGGAGGAGAAACCGAGCTGC is a window encoding:
- a CDS encoding class I SAM-dependent methyltransferase, producing MTTPPEHYDRLLAAHYTWMLGSDIHANARDQAELLQGLGVRPEADGDAAIDLGSGPGPQTLALAQLGFSSVTAVDTNRALLDELAGHAETAGVADAVRTMHADLLDALPRVAGPATAAAIVCMGDTLTHLPGPADVRALLKGITHALRPGGHVVVTYRDLTGELRGEDRFLPVRSTEDRLLTCFLEYVDDDTVMVHDLLHTRVEGEWHLQVGSYPKLRLASDWLTAEALRAGLEVRQAAAGPRGMRVLHAVKPAEGPTPRA